One Fontisphaera persica DNA window includes the following coding sequences:
- a CDS encoding ATP-binding response regulator translates to MRPPALQGGCQDFLLKAAGEFLAMVGASSAASYGAAVVRAFGGLPGVSAVRLYERAAPTATYLTLASAQPSPEAGAAPGDWPLSEIEKWPAPRGPWRWWVSVLAPGAGGAVPWADMAPWMGRSWKSALVILWRHADSRPLAVLVAGSTEGELAPAALPTAQALAALAAQGWQSWCQVRALQQLQEALNERLAQVTAACGLANAELSRAARLSDQFLANMSHELRTPLNTVLGMAQALQEGVMGPVNEDQLSYLQMIEKAGRQLLAMMTDILTLSKAGAGRLEVHPEVVALQALCQDCMHFVIQPVRQKHMSFEVVCDPRVPMLEADENILKQVLVNLLTNAVKFTPERGKIVLETIAEPERHAVALVVRDSGIGIAPENMERLFQPFVQLHDGLARQFSGTGLGLSLVYRLTDLHGGSVSVTSTPGQGSTFTVRLPWAPPPATAGGHPFENARLDGVSVLLVDDHERSLAVAQKILADAGATVWVARQGAEALERAAEEKPDALVVDLQLAGMNGWALMKHIQANPRLRGLGMVAVSSLVLPADRARCLEAGAAAFLERPLCPAALVQAVVSALPADRRPAAGGVMVGES, encoded by the coding sequence TTGCGACCACCTGCACTGCAAGGCGGGTGCCAGGACTTTTTGCTCAAAGCCGCCGGGGAGTTTCTGGCGATGGTGGGCGCTTCCTCCGCCGCGTCGTATGGCGCGGCCGTGGTGCGCGCTTTTGGCGGCCTGCCCGGCGTTTCCGCGGTGCGACTTTATGAGCGCGCGGCTCCCACGGCCACCTATTTAACTCTCGCCAGCGCGCAACCCTCTCCCGAGGCTGGCGCTGCGCCGGGCGACTGGCCCCTGAGTGAAATCGAAAAATGGCCCGCGCCCCGTGGTCCCTGGCGTTGGTGGGTGAGCGTATTGGCGCCGGGCGCGGGGGGCGCGGTGCCGTGGGCCGATATGGCCCCCTGGATGGGACGCTCCTGGAAATCCGCGCTGGTCATTTTGTGGCGCCATGCCGATTCGCGGCCCCTGGCGGTGTTAGTGGCTGGCAGCACGGAAGGGGAGCTGGCGCCGGCCGCCTTGCCAACCGCCCAGGCGCTGGCGGCGCTGGCGGCGCAGGGATGGCAGTCCTGGTGCCAGGTGCGCGCCCTGCAGCAGCTTCAGGAAGCGCTCAATGAGCGGCTGGCCCAGGTTACCGCCGCGTGCGGCCTGGCCAATGCCGAGCTGTCCCGCGCAGCCCGGTTGAGCGACCAATTTCTGGCCAACATGAGCCACGAATTGCGCACGCCCTTGAACACGGTTTTAGGCATGGCTCAGGCCCTGCAGGAAGGCGTGATGGGGCCGGTCAATGAGGACCAGCTCAGTTATTTGCAGATGATTGAAAAGGCCGGCCGCCAGTTGCTTGCCATGATGACCGACATCCTGACGCTTTCCAAGGCTGGGGCCGGCCGCCTGGAGGTGCATCCGGAGGTGGTGGCGCTCCAGGCCCTGTGCCAGGATTGCATGCATTTTGTCATTCAGCCCGTCCGGCAGAAGCACATGAGCTTTGAGGTGGTCTGCGATCCTCGTGTGCCCATGCTGGAGGCGGACGAAAACATCCTGAAACAAGTGCTGGTCAACCTGCTGACCAACGCCGTCAAATTTACTCCTGAGCGCGGTAAAATCGTGCTGGAAACCATTGCCGAGCCGGAGCGGCATGCGGTGGCCCTCGTGGTGCGCGATTCCGGCATCGGCATTGCGCCGGAGAACATGGAGCGGCTCTTCCAGCCCTTTGTGCAATTGCATGACGGCCTGGCCCGCCAGTTCTCCGGCACCGGTCTGGGCTTGTCCCTGGTGTATCGGCTGACGGACCTGCACGGCGGGAGTGTCAGCGTGACCAGCACGCCCGGCCAGGGCAGCACCTTTACGGTGCGCCTGCCGTGGGCGCCGCCTCCCGCCACGGCTGGCGGCCATCCGTTCGAGAACGCCCGGCTGGATGGGGTGTCGGTTTTATTGGTGGATGACCATGAGCGCTCGTTGGCCGTCGCGCAGAAAATCCTGGCTGACGCCGGCGCCACGGTGTGGGTGGCCCGCCAGGGGGCGGAGGCGCTGGAGCGCGCCGCGGAGGAAAAGCCCGATGCGCTGGTGGTGGACTTGCAGCTCGCTGGCATGAATGGGTGGGCCTTGATGAAACACATTCAGGCCAACCCCCGCCTGCGCGGGCTGGGCATGGTGGCGGTGTCCTCGCTGGTTTTGCCTGCAGACCGCGCGCGCTGTCTGGAGGCGGGGGCGGCCGCCTTTTTGGAGCGTCCCTTGTGTCCAGCGGCGCTGGTGCAGGCGGTGGTGAGCGCGCTGCCGGCGGACCGCCGCCCGGCGGCGGGGGGTGTCATGGTGGGAGAATCCTGA
- a CDS encoding ATP-binding response regulator gives MPLNGKVLIVDDDSYVCATMEALLKNEGHELIFASSGAEGQAKALAERPDVILLDVMMPEMDGYEVCRRLKADPATAAIPVLLVTALTERKERLKGIEAGANDYLTKPIDAQDLRLRVRNAIYTRKLYDQLQQSFEQLKELEALRDNLTHMIVHDMRSSLGSVLGFAQLLKASAKNKLDEREANFLNKVERNTNLLLDMVISLLDISRLEAGQMPLRMNPCNMYDLARAAIQPLEALLGSRTIDVQRPEPPITVVCDIDLTRRVVANLVGNAIKYTGDDGLIQVHFEALPQAVKVSVTDNGPGIPREQHKRIFEKFSQARTEQRSLGVGLGLAFCKLAVEAHHGSIGVESDVGKGSTFWFILPEKPSETAGNGVKAT, from the coding sequence ATGCCGTTGAATGGAAAAGTGTTGATTGTGGATGATGACTCGTACGTCTGCGCCACCATGGAGGCGCTTCTTAAGAACGAGGGGCATGAATTGATTTTTGCCTCCAGCGGCGCCGAGGGGCAGGCCAAGGCGCTTGCCGAACGTCCGGATGTTATTCTGCTGGACGTCATGATGCCGGAAATGGACGGCTACGAGGTCTGCCGCCGGCTCAAAGCGGACCCGGCCACCGCCGCGATACCGGTTTTGCTGGTCACCGCGCTGACGGAGCGCAAGGAACGGCTCAAAGGCATCGAGGCCGGCGCCAATGATTATCTGACCAAGCCGATTGACGCCCAGGATTTGCGTTTGCGGGTGCGCAACGCCATCTACACGCGAAAACTTTATGACCAGCTCCAGCAGAGTTTTGAGCAGCTTAAGGAACTGGAGGCTCTGCGTGACAACCTGACCCACATGATTGTGCATGACATGCGCTCCTCGCTGGGCAGCGTGCTGGGCTTTGCCCAGTTGCTCAAGGCCTCCGCCAAGAACAAGCTCGACGAGCGCGAAGCCAACTTTCTCAACAAGGTGGAGCGCAACACCAATCTGCTGCTGGACATGGTCATCTCCCTGCTGGACATCAGCCGCCTGGAGGCCGGCCAGATGCCGTTGCGGATGAACCCGTGCAACATGTATGACCTGGCGCGCGCCGCCATTCAGCCGCTGGAAGCCCTGCTGGGCAGCCGCACCATTGATGTGCAACGCCCGGAACCGCCCATCACCGTCGTGTGCGACATTGATTTGACCCGCCGGGTGGTGGCCAATCTCGTGGGCAACGCCATCAAATACACCGGCGACGACGGCCTCATTCAGGTGCATTTCGAGGCGCTGCCGCAAGCTGTCAAAGTCTCCGTCACCGACAACGGCCCGGGCATTCCCCGGGAGCAGCACAAGAGAATCTTTGAGAAGTTCAGCCAGGCCCGCACTGAGCAGCGCAGCTTGGGGGTGGGGCTGGGACTGGCCTTCTGCAAATTGGCCGTGGAAGCCCACCACGGCTCCATCGGTGTGGAAAGTGATGTGGGCAAAGGCAGCACCTTCTGGTTTATCCTGCCGGAAAAACCCTCGGAAACGGCGGGGAATGGGGTCAAGGCTACTTGA
- a CDS encoding DUF3568 family protein, which translates to MMKLHSWVIGLLCGLLLAGATGCVKTVDGRTKAAVPFGRDKIEGRYERTVAQVFEASKSVLARLGTLNSEDTINKTLVAKVDTRNVWVKVREVDTRITSVTVQVRTRGGAADIELAAQIEKEIALALVNVK; encoded by the coding sequence ATGATGAAATTGCATAGTTGGGTCATCGGTCTGCTTTGTGGTTTGTTGCTGGCGGGAGCCACCGGTTGCGTCAAGACGGTGGACGGACGCACCAAGGCTGCCGTGCCCTTTGGACGGGACAAGATTGAAGGGCGTTACGAGCGGACAGTGGCGCAGGTGTTTGAGGCTTCCAAAAGCGTGCTGGCGCGTTTAGGCACGTTGAACAGTGAGGATACAATCAACAAAACGCTGGTGGCCAAGGTGGACACGCGCAATGTCTGGGTGAAAGTGCGCGAGGTGGACACCCGCATTACCAGCGTCACCGTTCAAGTGCGCACGCGTGGCGGCGCGGCCGACATCGAGCTGGCGGCGCAGATTGAGAAGGAAATTGCGCTGGCGCTGGTGAACGTCAAGTAG
- a CDS encoding rhodanese-like domain-containing protein: MKQWRMWKLVLVLLTGLCLLTCFLPAAAGADAVPTLAAREFARRAQEPGVVILDVRTAREVKTGRIQGAMHLDISTPDFEEQLGRLDRKAVYLVYCASGVRSARACQKMQALGFAQVFNLERGLLAWQAAGLPLEK; the protein is encoded by the coding sequence ATGAAACAATGGCGCATGTGGAAATTGGTTTTGGTTTTGCTTACCGGGCTGTGCCTGCTGACCTGCTTCCTGCCAGCGGCGGCGGGAGCGGATGCCGTGCCCACGCTGGCGGCCCGCGAGTTTGCCCGGCGCGCCCAGGAGCCGGGGGTGGTGATTCTGGATGTCCGCACGGCGCGGGAGGTGAAAACCGGACGCATTCAGGGAGCGATGCATTTGGATATTTCCACTCCGGATTTTGAGGAGCAGCTGGGGCGGCTGGACCGCAAGGCGGTGTATCTGGTGTATTGCGCTTCCGGCGTGCGCAGCGCCCGGGCGTGCCAAAAAATGCAGGCGCTGGGCTTTGCGCAAGTTTTCAATCTGGAGCGCGGCCTGCTGGCCTGGCAGGCGGCGGGGCTGCCGTTGGAGAAATAA
- a CDS encoding cold-shock protein, with translation MASGKVKWFNSIKGYGFIENENGPDIFVHHTAILGQGYKELMAGEVVSFELVPGEKGPKAINVQRQPPRSQA, from the coding sequence ATGGCCAGCGGCAAAGTCAAATGGTTTAACAGCATCAAGGGGTATGGCTTCATCGAGAACGAGAATGGGCCGGACATTTTCGTGCATCACACCGCCATCCTGGGCCAGGGTTACAAGGAGCTGATGGCCGGCGAGGTGGTGAGCTTCGAGCTGGTCCCCGGCGAGAAGGGACCCAAAGCCATCAACGTGCAGCGGCAGCCGCCGCGCTCGCAAGCCTGA
- the hemW gene encoding radical SAM family heme chaperone HemW, with amino-acid sequence MNESGHCVRHLYVHVPFCARKCEYCAFYSAAGTGEEVNRYVAALQRELELVAGRLRPETIFFGGGTPSLLTLKQWEQMGRCLERLHLLGAAEWTIECNPATVSPDKARLWRDLGVNRLSLGVQSLDEDLLDRLGRVHSRQMVFKSYDLLRRAGFDNLNVDLMFAIPGQTLDVWRDTLREVAALGSEHLSCYEVTYEEDTPLYAQMRAGAFAVDEELADAMYQELCEAAARGGWRQYEVSNFARDLPGACGRLPHYACRHNVNYWRGGAFLGLGPSAAEFVDGVRTKNWSNTTLYCEQLEKGRRAIESRDVLSPLQRAGEIAGFGLRMNVGWEFAEFQAATGFDLRQEWAEDMAFLVQCGHGLVEAGGFRLTPLGLRFADAAAERFLR; translated from the coding sequence ATGAACGAATCAGGTCATTGCGTGCGGCATTTGTATGTGCACGTGCCTTTTTGCGCGCGCAAGTGTGAGTATTGCGCTTTTTACTCTGCGGCGGGCACGGGCGAGGAGGTGAATCGGTACGTGGCGGCGCTGCAGCGCGAGCTGGAGCTGGTGGCCGGGCGGCTGCGGCCCGAGACCATTTTCTTTGGGGGGGGCACTCCGTCACTCCTGACGCTCAAGCAGTGGGAGCAAATGGGCCGCTGTCTGGAACGGCTCCATCTGCTGGGCGCGGCGGAGTGGACCATCGAATGCAATCCCGCCACGGTGTCGCCGGACAAGGCCCGCCTCTGGCGCGATTTGGGCGTGAATCGCCTTTCCCTGGGGGTGCAGTCACTGGATGAGGATTTGCTGGACCGGCTGGGGCGCGTGCACAGCCGGCAGATGGTGTTCAAGTCGTATGATTTGCTGCGCCGCGCCGGTTTTGACAATCTGAATGTGGACTTGATGTTTGCCATCCCGGGCCAGACGCTGGACGTGTGGCGCGACACCTTGCGCGAGGTGGCCGCCCTGGGCAGCGAGCATTTGAGTTGCTACGAAGTCACCTACGAGGAAGACACACCGCTCTACGCGCAGATGCGCGCCGGCGCCTTTGCGGTGGATGAAGAGCTGGCCGACGCCATGTATCAGGAACTCTGCGAGGCCGCCGCGCGGGGCGGTTGGCGGCAGTATGAAGTTTCCAATTTTGCCCGCGACCTGCCGGGCGCCTGCGGCCGCCTGCCGCATTATGCCTGCCGGCACAACGTGAACTACTGGCGCGGCGGCGCCTTCCTGGGCCTGGGCCCCAGCGCGGCGGAATTCGTGGACGGCGTGCGGACCAAAAACTGGAGCAACACCACGCTGTATTGCGAGCAATTGGAAAAGGGGCGGCGCGCCATCGAATCCCGCGATGTGCTCAGCCCCTTGCAGCGCGCCGGGGAAATTGCCGGTTTCGGCCTGCGCATGAATGTAGGCTGGGAATTTGCCGAGTTCCAGGCGGCCACGGGTTTTGATTTGCGCCAGGAATGGGCGGAGGACATGGCCTTCCTGGTGCAATGCGGCCACGGTCTGGTGGAGGCCGGCGGTTTTCGTCTCACGCCGCTGGGATTGCGTTTTGCCGATGCCGCAGCCGAGCGTTTCCTGCGCTGA
- a CDS encoding CHAD domain-containing protein produces MKSERIYKYWRRHLLGWREELEKEWQTCRRTGEVESIHRLRVVLRRLRVGLRLGNRWLGKERVAAFRKWSQQVSTALGPVRDVDVTLEWLAGQPGQAAVAPWLQARRARLWQSARRKLKRLAKVPCEVQDEKGGASRIAKKLARRFHRTLAEDRQEILQFNTPLDTQDTEHWHELRRDLRRIRYLREMVLAPKECKRDKLLKKLLQLQELLGNAQNCVAAMHTLKPLAQKPEAAALLRQLEQQRRNWLAQAQKELGAFQKSRALRALETGDKS; encoded by the coding sequence ATGAAATCAGAACGGATTTACAAATACTGGCGCAGGCATTTACTGGGCTGGCGCGAGGAACTGGAGAAGGAATGGCAGACTTGCCGGCGCACCGGCGAGGTGGAGTCCATCCACCGCCTGCGGGTCGTGCTGCGCCGCCTGCGGGTGGGCCTGCGCCTGGGCAACCGCTGGCTGGGCAAGGAGCGGGTGGCCGCCTTTCGCAAGTGGAGCCAGCAGGTTTCCACGGCACTGGGGCCGGTGCGGGATGTGGATGTGACCCTGGAGTGGCTGGCCGGCCAGCCGGGACAGGCGGCCGTTGCGCCATGGTTGCAGGCGCGCCGCGCCCGGTTGTGGCAGTCCGCCCGCCGGAAGTTGAAACGTCTGGCCAAAGTGCCCTGCGAAGTGCAGGACGAAAAGGGCGGCGCCTCCCGCATCGCCAAAAAACTGGCGCGCCGGTTTCACCGCACGCTGGCCGAGGACCGCCAGGAGATTCTGCAGTTCAACACGCCGCTGGACACGCAGGATACCGAGCATTGGCATGAGCTGCGGCGCGACCTGCGGCGCATCCGTTACCTGCGCGAAATGGTGCTGGCGCCCAAGGAATGCAAGCGGGACAAACTGTTGAAAAAGCTGCTGCAACTCCAGGAGCTGCTGGGCAATGCCCAGAATTGCGTGGCCGCCATGCACACGCTGAAGCCGCTGGCGCAAAAACCCGAGGCCGCCGCCCTGCTGCGCCAGTTGGAGCAGCAGCGGCGCAATTGGCTGGCGCAAGCCCAGAAAGAGCTGGGCGCCTTCCAAAAGAGCCGCGCCCTGCGCGCGCTGGAAACCGGCGACAAAAGCTGA
- a CDS encoding tetratricopeptide repeat protein — protein MMVTTKKRGEKNGTPWLGWVLALALTAGCSPPGVKDLLEGDRLLREGQYHEAIKPLQKATALMPHHALAWNHLGFAQHHAGLPDGAETAYRKALTLNPSLAAARWNLGCLCLELGRPADAAQHFGSVALLDTKNPDYQLMHAIALVRAGKADEAERLFKNLLAARGAQIEAMNGLAIAQWMRNRPQEAAATLQNVLQIAPQHRPATLNLAILNHAHLGNKPLALKLYQRYLSFTPEPPFRAQVAQVAARLEAELQVPSFPAPAMTNAATPPLPPAVTSAPPAVVLPPPAPRTNVMAAATNAAPPAAQSRTNRPAPVEPPAVSGRAATAAPQAQVLTPSPASETAAPPPPGAARRYTYLRPPKPQAGDRAQAMTHYQAGEAARAAQRWGEAQKHYEAAIKADPSFYEAHAMLGRVALENRDWPRALSAYEQALVIQPEAAGTRFNFALALHQAGFAADAVAEFERFYEAQPQETNGRMFVANIYLQELHDVPKARAHYQRLLELQPNHPQAAALREWLRQHP, from the coding sequence ATGATGGTCACCACCAAAAAACGGGGTGAAAAAAACGGCACCCCCTGGTTGGGATGGGTGCTGGCGCTGGCGTTGACGGCCGGTTGCTCGCCCCCGGGTGTGAAAGACTTGTTGGAAGGCGACCGTCTCCTGCGCGAGGGGCAATACCATGAGGCCATCAAACCCCTCCAGAAAGCCACCGCGTTGATGCCCCATCATGCCCTGGCGTGGAATCACCTGGGATTTGCCCAACACCATGCCGGCCTGCCCGATGGCGCCGAGACCGCGTATCGCAAGGCGCTGACGCTCAATCCCAGCCTCGCCGCCGCGCGCTGGAATCTGGGTTGCTTGTGCCTCGAATTGGGCCGCCCGGCGGACGCCGCGCAGCATTTTGGCAGCGTGGCCTTGCTGGACACCAAAAACCCCGACTATCAATTGATGCACGCCATCGCGCTCGTGCGGGCGGGCAAGGCCGATGAAGCCGAGCGCCTGTTCAAAAATCTCCTCGCCGCCCGGGGCGCCCAAATCGAGGCCATGAACGGCCTGGCCATCGCGCAGTGGATGCGCAACCGTCCGCAGGAAGCGGCGGCCACCCTGCAAAATGTGCTGCAAATCGCGCCGCAACACCGCCCGGCCACGCTCAATCTGGCCATCCTCAATCATGCGCATCTGGGCAACAAACCGCTGGCCTTGAAACTCTACCAGCGTTATCTCAGCTTCACCCCGGAGCCGCCCTTCCGCGCGCAGGTGGCCCAGGTGGCGGCCCGGTTGGAGGCGGAATTGCAGGTGCCGTCCTTCCCTGCCCCGGCAATGACCAATGCGGCGACGCCGCCCCTGCCGCCCGCCGTCACCAGTGCGCCTCCGGCGGTGGTCCTGCCTCCGCCCGCGCCGCGCACCAACGTCATGGCCGCAGCCACCAATGCCGCGCCTCCCGCAGCTCAATCGCGCACCAACCGCCCGGCGCCAGTGGAACCCCCGGCGGTCTCGGGGCGCGCCGCCACGGCCGCACCTCAAGCGCAAGTCCTGACGCCGTCCCCCGCCAGTGAGACCGCGGCACCCCCGCCGCCGGGCGCGGCGCGGCGGTACACCTACCTGCGCCCGCCCAAACCGCAGGCGGGAGACCGCGCGCAGGCCATGACGCATTATCAGGCGGGCGAAGCGGCCCGTGCCGCCCAGCGCTGGGGCGAAGCCCAAAAACATTATGAGGCGGCTATCAAGGCGGACCCGTCATTTTACGAGGCCCATGCCATGCTGGGCCGCGTAGCCCTGGAAAACCGGGATTGGCCGCGAGCCTTGTCGGCGTACGAGCAGGCGCTGGTGATTCAACCGGAAGCCGCCGGCACGCGATTCAACTTTGCGCTGGCCTTGCATCAGGCGGGTTTTGCGGCCGATGCCGTGGCGGAGTTTGAACGGTTTTACGAAGCCCAGCCGCAGGAAACCAACGGCCGCATGTTTGTGGCCAACATCTATTTGCAGGAATTACACGACGTGCCCAAAGCCCGCGCCCACTACCAGCGTCTGCTGGAATTGCAACCCAATCATCCCCAGGCGGCGGCGCTGCGCGAATGGCTCCGGCAGCATCCCTGA
- a CDS encoding ParB/RepB/Spo0J family partition protein, producing the protein MKPVLGRGLDALLGKSSPAAKPSPPGGSLPGAVPPVPAAPAAAAADARERVLQVPVQRIHPCPLQPRKDFPEESLRELADSIKAQGIIQPLIVRERGEGYQLIAGERRHRAALLAGLTTVPVVVKQVDDRTALEMMLVENLQRENLNPMEEALGYAELINQFQLTQEEAAAKVGRSRASVANAIRLLKLPPEIQTWLKEGRLTVGHAKVLLSLLSPEQQRLAAEKTLKESLSVRQLEELAALWQSQPAPPRGSAAPAATAPARDVHIVDLEQRLQQRFGTRVTLRYRKGKGAIEIRFYSDAELERILDISGIKLE; encoded by the coding sequence ATGAAACCTGTATTGGGCCGTGGATTGGATGCGTTGCTGGGCAAGAGCAGCCCGGCGGCCAAGCCGTCGCCGCCCGGCGGCAGCCTGCCCGGCGCCGTGCCCCCTGTGCCTGCTGCTCCTGCGGCTGCCGCGGCAGATGCGCGCGAGCGGGTGTTGCAGGTGCCGGTGCAGCGGATTCATCCCTGCCCCCTGCAGCCGCGCAAGGATTTCCCGGAGGAGTCCCTGCGGGAGCTGGCGGATTCCATCAAGGCCCAGGGCATCATCCAGCCGCTGATTGTGCGCGAACGCGGCGAGGGTTACCAGCTCATCGCGGGCGAGCGGCGGCATCGCGCGGCCCTGCTGGCCGGGTTGACCACGGTGCCGGTGGTGGTCAAGCAGGTGGATGACCGGACGGCGCTGGAGATGATGCTTGTCGAGAACCTTCAGCGCGAAAACCTCAACCCGATGGAAGAAGCGCTGGGTTACGCGGAGCTGATTAATCAATTCCAGCTCACCCAGGAGGAGGCCGCCGCCAAGGTGGGCCGCAGCCGGGCCTCGGTGGCCAACGCCATTCGCCTGCTCAAGCTGCCGCCGGAGATTCAGACCTGGCTCAAGGAGGGCCGGTTGACTGTGGGCCACGCCAAGGTGCTGCTCAGCCTGCTGTCCCCGGAACAACAACGGCTGGCTGCCGAAAAAACCCTCAAAGAAAGCTTGAGCGTGCGGCAACTGGAGGAATTGGCCGCCTTGTGGCAATCGCAGCCCGCCCCCCCCAGGGGCAGCGCCGCGCCCGCGGCCACGGCGCCGGCGCGGGATGTGCACATTGTGGATTTGGAGCAGCGCCTGCAGCAGCGGTTTGGCACCCGGGTTACCCTGCGGTACCGCAAGGGGAAGGGCGCCATTGAGATTCGTTTCTACAGTGACGCCGAACTGGAACGAATACTTGACATTAGCGGCATAAAACTGGAGTAA
- the def gene encoding peptide deformylase yields MILEVVQYGHPVLRQKGARIEHITPEIRRLIEDMLETMYEYQGVGLAAQQVGHALQLTVVDVREATDRPSSLEINGQPADLAAHMPMVLINPVVTPLGPPETGPEGCLSFPEIYGDITRPGLVEVEALDREGRPVKFRCGGLLSRAIQHEVDHLNGILFIDRMNAETRERLRPELEQMRFETQAALARKKK; encoded by the coding sequence ATGATTTTAGAAGTCGTCCAATATGGTCATCCGGTGCTGCGCCAGAAAGGGGCGCGCATCGAGCACATCACCCCGGAAATCCGGCGGTTGATTGAGGACATGCTCGAAACCATGTACGAGTATCAGGGCGTGGGCCTCGCCGCGCAACAGGTGGGGCACGCCCTGCAGCTCACCGTGGTGGATGTCCGCGAGGCCACCGACCGGCCTTCTTCCCTCGAAATCAACGGCCAGCCGGCGGATTTGGCCGCGCACATGCCCATGGTGCTCATCAACCCGGTGGTCACCCCCCTGGGACCGCCGGAGACCGGCCCGGAGGGCTGCCTGAGTTTTCCGGAGATTTACGGGGACATCACCCGCCCTGGCCTGGTGGAAGTGGAGGCGCTGGACCGCGAAGGCCGCCCCGTCAAATTCCGCTGCGGTGGTTTGCTCTCCCGCGCCATTCAGCATGAGGTGGACCACCTCAATGGCATCCTGTTCATTGACCGCATGAACGCCGAAACCCGCGAGCGGCTGCGGCCGGAACTGGAGCAAATGCGTTTCGAGACGCAGGCAGCCCTGGCCCGCAAGAAAAAGTAA
- a CDS encoding redoxin domain-containing protein produces MAIPVGSKAPDFTLKTKTAAGLADVTLSKNFGVKNTVLLFFPLAFTGVCTQEMCDITAGLNAYQSLNADVIAVSVDSPFAQEAWAQKEKIGITLASDLNKKTAEAYGVLLPDLIGLGSVSARAAFVIDKNGIVQYSEQTPTVKDLPNFAAIKAVLEKLK; encoded by the coding sequence ATGGCAATACCTGTTGGTTCCAAAGCGCCGGACTTCACCTTGAAGACCAAAACCGCCGCCGGCCTGGCGGACGTGACCCTGAGCAAAAACTTTGGCGTGAAAAACACCGTGCTGTTGTTCTTTCCGCTGGCTTTCACCGGCGTGTGCACGCAGGAGATGTGCGACATCACCGCCGGCTTGAACGCTTACCAGAGCCTGAACGCCGACGTCATCGCCGTCAGCGTGGACAGCCCCTTCGCGCAGGAGGCCTGGGCGCAAAAGGAGAAAATCGGCATCACCCTGGCCAGCGATTTGAACAAGAAAACCGCCGAGGCCTACGGCGTGTTGCTGCCGGACCTGATCGGCCTGGGGTCGGTCTCCGCGCGGGCCGCCTTTGTGATTGATAAAAACGGCATCGTGCAATACAGCGAGCAGACGCCCACGGTGAAAGACCTGCCCAACTTCGCGGCCATCAAGGCGGTCCTGGAAAAACTGAAGTAA
- the bcp gene encoding thioredoxin-dependent thiol peroxidase codes for MGHDGGGPELIMGKAKSQSAAVTVGSAAPDFTAPDQHGHQLSLSQFRGQVVVLYFYPKDDTPGCTKEACGFRDQHEALQQAGAVVLGVSTDSPASHQKFARKYNLPFSLLADEGRHLVKAYGVWGKKKFMGREYEGTHRVTFLIGPDGVVRQVWQDVKPAEHAAEVLAAVQQLQAESRPARAG; via the coding sequence GTGGGCCACGACGGCGGCGGGCCGGAATTAATCATGGGCAAAGCAAAATCTCAGTCGGCAGCAGTCACAGTGGGCAGCGCGGCGCCTGACTTCACGGCGCCTGACCAGCATGGCCACCAGCTCAGCCTGTCCCAGTTTCGCGGACAGGTGGTGGTGTTGTATTTCTACCCCAAAGACGACACACCCGGCTGCACCAAGGAAGCCTGCGGCTTCCGGGACCAGCACGAGGCCTTGCAACAAGCCGGCGCCGTGGTGCTGGGGGTGAGCACGGATTCGCCGGCCAGCCATCAGAAATTTGCGCGCAAGTACAACCTGCCATTCTCGCTGCTGGCCGATGAAGGGCGCCATCTCGTCAAGGCATACGGCGTCTGGGGCAAAAAAAAGTTCATGGGCCGCGAATACGAAGGAACGCATCGCGTCACTTTTCTCATTGGCCCCGACGGCGTGGTGCGCCAGGTGTGGCAGGACGTGAAACCCGCCGAGCACGCGGCCGAGGTGCTGGCCGCGGTGCAACAGCTCCAGGCCGAATCCCGGCCTGCCCGCGCGGGATGA